In the Deinococcus radiophilus genome, one interval contains:
- a CDS encoding HNH endonuclease, with protein sequence MLRLTEHHLIPRSQGRRRGHKVAELPTVMLCPACHKFLHRTFSNAELESEYSSLEALRSHPDVQKFVAWVRRQPATKGVRVR encoded by the coding sequence GTGCTGCGTCTGACTGAGCATCACTTGATTCCCCGCTCGCAGGGGCGGCGGCGGGGCCATAAGGTGGCCGAATTGCCCACCGTCATGTTGTGCCCGGCCTGCCATAAATTTCTGCACCGGACCTTCAGCAATGCCGAACTCGAAAGTGAGTATTCCAGTCTGGAAGCCTTGCGGAGCCACCCAGATGTGCAGAAATTTGTGGCCTGGGTGCGGCGGCAGCCTGCCACCAAAGGGGTTCGAGTGCGCTGA
- a CDS encoding response regulator: MNHIFVIDDSISVRKALELSLKKEGMEVRSAASAEQALEQMDAAPTDLVIADVIMPGLSGFELCRQLKADDRYRNIPVLIISGNVDPETRQQAHQVGAEGVLKKPFRHEELMPAVNQALSDGAKAKAAEQVEVEPEEVVSAAPEAATTTRTEEPMVNPPATESRPQAHNGAFSAMLDRAAATHGVLSAVLVERDGTVLEQRGEPLPKNIGQFARFYMGTAEFLAGRLGESGAGQLELELGGKRLTMRGLGDKVLVTLRHM, encoded by the coding sequence ATGAACCATATATTTGTCATTGACGACAGCATCAGCGTGCGTAAAGCCCTGGAACTGTCCCTCAAAAAAGAAGGGATGGAAGTCCGCAGCGCCGCCAGCGCCGAACAGGCTCTGGAGCAGATGGACGCGGCCCCTACCGATCTGGTCATTGCAGACGTGATCATGCCGGGGCTGAGTGGCTTCGAGCTCTGCCGCCAGTTGAAGGCCGATGACCGCTACCGCAACATTCCTGTGCTGATTATCAGCGGCAACGTGGATCCTGAAACCCGCCAGCAGGCCCATCAGGTGGGGGCGGAAGGTGTTCTCAAGAAGCCCTTCCGTCATGAAGAGCTGATGCCTGCGGTCAACCAGGCCCTCAGTGATGGTGCCAAGGCCAAAGCGGCTGAACAGGTTGAGGTGGAACCTGAAGAAGTCGTCAGCGCCGCACCAGAGGCTGCCACCACGACACGGACCGAAGAGCCGATGGTCAACCCCCCGGCCACCGAGTCCCGTCCGCAGGCCCACAACGGCGCTTTCAGTGCCATGCTGGACCGCGCCGCAGCCACCCACGGTGTCCTGAGCGCCGTCTTGGTCGAACGTGACGGCACAGTGCTGGAACAGCGCGGAGAGCCTCTGCCCAAGAACATCGGCCAATTCGCACGTTTCTATATGGGGACGGCCGAGTTCTTGGCGGGCCGCCTGGGCGAAAGTGGCGCAGGCCAGCTGGAACTGGAACTGGGTGGCAAGCGCCTGACCATGCGCGGCCTGGGCGACAAGGTGCTGGTCACGCTCCGCCACATGTAA
- a CDS encoding Hpt domain-containing protein, translating into MTTANNDLLHYFFEDVHETMASIEERLQLLKQAPDYAQAEPQMQALGVLTHRLRGTASLYGFPQMAQLASVAERLLMPRPQLPESWQGRYNDLVSEIVVALSGAAKEAKTTGQEGNLGLTFAQTGAPQRMTELLRAHPDAFYLARGHLRGGFETEGHTPATPEGVAPTQQSSTEDISDDLSRQLLTFAQDNAEVWEYFAPEVQEHLDALHAGLGSDEPDIHVLFRSAHTIKGSSYMVGLQPLGEFAHRMEDLLGAIRDGQQELDGPVTETLEQSADAMGLMLRAAGGEAQSLDAQVSRLSRRLQLLAGGNDWTEVVARETQYAAQASTEQTTSAPSSAAQEQRSNLETELALFGRENAEVLEYFAPEVQEHLDALRTQLERADAADINEMFRSAHTIKGSSYMVGLQPLGDFAHRAEDLLGAVRDGAQALDGPVLETLDQATDAMGQMLAMTQGQAGSAQDAHVLAERLRLLSQGRSWESVLEAERTSAITVDTPDQAEPGTPALLPVRTSVRVDTRRLEELMDQIGDLVVARARLEQSLQTFSGLQNALDQSQARFSRTVRDFEERYLNPDMVTDRATVTGRGVVGDTDLGEQFDELELDTYNDLNILARSMTELAADFSEVRSRFENGLRSLQEDNEDLAKLTRRLRLDLSRTSRVPFTSVAGRLRRWARERSERLELHINGETTEVDTAVLQQLAEPLLHLLNNAASHGISSPEQRLAAGKPALGQVSLRVTEGGNFLEVSVQDDGEGLNYDAIRIRALEKGLRSAQELEQMSQGDLARLILLPGLSTAKTVSSEAGRGVGMDVVANTLRGMGGELLIHSEPGQGTVFTMRIPTNQRIADLLTCQVGGQEIAFSVNTVRLLMERERQDLITGEHGLEVELDSARLPVIDLRQIWGMTGEDSTYRLVILSAAAGDIAVRVDAFGDIDEAAVGNLGSVLAQMDYLSGTAISPSGQPMPILDPTGLGRLMRRREMWLRKGAQEDSAAQRARVMLVDDSLSVRRLVSRMLERGGYDVTTANDGQEALDRLQVDYASFDLVISDLEMPRMNGYELLSALRSRPATAELPLVVMTTRAGEKHQRLAFQLGANDYFSKPVDEALLLRRLGSILSRNP; encoded by the coding sequence ATGACTACCGCCAACAATGACCTGCTGCACTACTTCTTTGAGGATGTCCATGAGACGATGGCCTCCATTGAAGAACGCTTGCAGCTGTTGAAACAAGCGCCCGACTACGCGCAGGCTGAACCGCAGATGCAGGCGCTGGGTGTCCTGACTCACCGCCTGCGCGGTACCGCCAGCCTGTATGGGTTCCCCCAAATGGCCCAGCTGGCCTCGGTGGCCGAGCGCCTACTGATGCCCCGTCCCCAGCTGCCTGAAAGCTGGCAAGGCCGCTACAATGATCTGGTCAGCGAGATCGTGGTGGCTCTGAGCGGAGCCGCTAAGGAGGCCAAAACCACCGGCCAGGAAGGAAACCTGGGGCTGACCTTCGCGCAGACCGGAGCGCCGCAGCGGATGACTGAGCTGCTCCGCGCCCACCCTGACGCCTTTTATCTGGCGCGTGGGCACTTGCGTGGAGGCTTCGAAACCGAAGGCCACACGCCAGCCACCCCAGAAGGTGTTGCACCGACTCAGCAGAGCAGCACTGAGGACATCAGTGACGACTTGAGCCGCCAGTTGCTGACCTTTGCTCAGGACAATGCGGAGGTCTGGGAATACTTCGCGCCTGAAGTGCAGGAACACCTGGACGCGCTGCACGCGGGTCTGGGCAGTGACGAGCCGGATATCCATGTGCTGTTCCGCTCGGCCCACACCATCAAGGGCAGTTCCTACATGGTGGGCCTGCAGCCACTGGGCGAATTCGCGCACCGTATGGAAGATCTGCTGGGTGCCATCCGTGACGGTCAGCAGGAGTTGGACGGTCCTGTGACCGAAACGCTGGAACAGTCTGCCGATGCGATGGGCCTGATGCTCCGGGCCGCCGGCGGTGAAGCGCAGTCCCTGGACGCCCAGGTCAGCCGCCTGAGCCGCCGACTGCAACTGTTGGCTGGCGGCAACGACTGGACCGAGGTTGTCGCCCGTGAAACGCAATATGCTGCCCAGGCCAGCACTGAGCAGACCACGTCAGCACCCAGCAGCGCAGCACAAGAGCAGCGCAGCAACTTGGAAACCGAACTGGCTCTCTTCGGCCGCGAGAACGCCGAGGTACTGGAATACTTCGCACCCGAGGTTCAAGAACACCTGGATGCACTGCGTACCCAGCTGGAACGTGCTGACGCTGCCGATATCAACGAGATGTTCCGCTCGGCCCACACCATCAAAGGCAGCTCCTACATGGTGGGCCTGCAGCCACTGGGCGACTTTGCCCACCGTGCCGAAGATTTGCTTGGAGCTGTCCGTGACGGAGCCCAGGCACTGGACGGCCCAGTGCTGGAAACGCTGGATCAGGCCACCGACGCCATGGGCCAGATGCTGGCCATGACGCAGGGTCAGGCCGGATCTGCCCAGGACGCCCATGTCTTGGCCGAACGCCTGCGCCTGCTGTCGCAGGGCCGCTCCTGGGAAAGCGTGCTGGAAGCCGAACGTACCAGCGCTATCACCGTGGATACCCCCGACCAGGCTGAACCTGGAACTCCTGCCCTGTTGCCGGTGCGGACCAGCGTCCGTGTGGACACCCGCCGCCTGGAAGAACTGATGGATCAGATCGGGGACTTGGTGGTCGCCCGTGCCCGATTGGAACAGTCGCTGCAAACCTTCTCCGGACTGCAGAATGCCCTGGATCAGTCACAGGCCCGCTTCAGCCGCACGGTGCGTGACTTCGAGGAACGTTACCTCAACCCTGATATGGTCACGGACCGGGCCACCGTCACCGGGCGTGGCGTCGTCGGTGACACCGATCTGGGCGAGCAATTCGACGAGCTGGAGCTGGATACCTACAACGACCTCAACATTCTGGCCCGCTCCATGACCGAGCTGGCAGCCGACTTCTCGGAGGTGCGCAGCCGCTTTGAGAACGGACTGCGCTCGTTGCAAGAAGACAACGAAGACCTGGCCAAGCTGACCCGCCGCCTGCGTTTGGATCTGAGTCGTACCAGCCGTGTGCCCTTTACCAGTGTGGCAGGCCGACTGCGCCGCTGGGCCCGTGAGCGCTCGGAGCGCCTGGAACTGCACATCAACGGCGAAACCACCGAAGTGGACACGGCGGTACTGCAACAGCTGGCCGAGCCGCTGCTGCACCTGCTCAACAACGCGGCCAGCCACGGGATTTCATCGCCTGAGCAGCGCCTTGCCGCAGGCAAACCCGCCCTGGGCCAGGTGTCACTGCGCGTGACCGAAGGCGGTAACTTCTTGGAAGTTTCCGTACAGGACGACGGCGAAGGCCTGAACTATGATGCCATTCGCATTCGTGCCCTGGAAAAAGGCCTGCGTTCGGCGCAGGAGCTGGAACAGATGAGCCAGGGAGATCTGGCCCGCTTGATTCTGCTGCCTGGCCTGTCTACTGCCAAAACCGTGAGCTCCGAAGCGGGACGCGGGGTGGGCATGGACGTGGTCGCCAACACCCTGCGCGGCATGGGCGGCGAACTGCTGATCCATTCCGAGCCGGGACAGGGCACCGTCTTCACCATGCGTATTCCGACCAACCAGCGCATCGCCGACCTGCTGACCTGCCAGGTGGGCGGCCAGGAAATCGCCTTCTCGGTCAACACGGTACGTCTGCTGATGGAACGTGAGCGCCAGGATCTGATCACTGGTGAGCACGGCCTGGAAGTCGAGCTGGATTCGGCCCGCCTACCAGTCATTGACCTGCGCCAGATCTGGGGCATGACCGGAGAGGATTCCACCTACCGACTGGTGATCCTGAGCGCCGCTGCCGGGGACATTGCCGTGCGGGTGGACGCCTTCGGGGACATCGACGAAGCCGCCGTAGGGAACTTGGGCAGTGTGCTGGCGCAGATGGATTACCTCTCAGGTACGGCCATTTCACCCAGTGGACAGCCGATGCCGATTCTGGACCCGACTGGCCTGGGCCGCCTGATGCGCCGCCGCGAAATGTGGCTGCGTAAGGGCGCGCAGGAAGACAGTGCCGCGCAGCGTGCCCGCGTCATGCTGGTGGACGATTCGCTGTCGGTCCGCCGTCTGGTCAGCCGCATGCTGGAGCGCGGCGGGTACGACGTGACCACCGCCAACGACGGCCAGGAGGCCCTGGACCGCCTGCAAGTGGACTACGCATCCTTCGACCTGGTGATTTCGGACCTGGAAATGCCGCGCATGAACGGCTACGAGCTGCTTTCGGCGCTGCGGAGCCGCCCTGCGACCGCCGAGCTGCCCCTGGTCGTGATGACTACCCGCGCCGGCGAGAAGCACCAGCGACTGGCCTTCCAGCTGGGCGCCAACGACTACTTCAGTAAACCCGTTGACGAAGCGCTGCTGCTGCGCCGCCTGGGCAGTATCCTGAGCAGGAATCCATGA
- a CDS encoding methyl-accepting chemotaxis protein, translating to MTTTSTPTLGPSPVPQPPARRANPLDRYSVRQKLLLVGLLAGLPFALAGITLGTQAYNQYLQAQKQSQVASNYLQLQNLQKNLRYMRGTAPQNVDPQLNQQVKDDMATVAATVAAANIPEAQRLTETMQAKVKRVTDLVDGRVGTAEGLSDQINLVLNEELLSLFTVLAQTGNLYANSQSRALGLVELASESMPVVLPESGRYIINTVEVLDRVQRLQRGERTEEQRAQVEADLTRGRDIVAELQRESDLLFQQYPDLGRELKPSYDAMYSDLDTSLRLMFNELVVKSNTALTVDQALDTLNPTLESQYAAFENTTRQLNTIYEQQRSAALNRLLLILLGLLAVATLIYALTQYIIGNITGRLGTLTQAAQELSRGNYGQRIVADSQDEIGTLSNTFNVAAEQLEENDRRVAQERLEQEQLQNNIGQFLDVTMDIADGDLTKRGVVTEDVLGNVVDSINFMTEELGSVLTGTRSAAESVTAGSHQMLSTTDTISSGTVLTAQSAQRVAEQTEEVNRQIQAMSEIAQQSAQAALDALLASNEGQQAVQATLSGMQGIRETAQNAEQRIAALSDRSRQIGQIVDTISSIASQTNLLSLHASIEAAGAGEAGERFSVVADEVRQLADESAQASRQIAGLIAGIQREIAEVVQTMRENAEQVNQGYQVAGTAGQRLEQISTLSRESARLAEQISLSTRDQVENIEQVSASVQDIAQIAERSQESVQQGRAAAEQLQQLADQLNASLSRFRLPS from the coding sequence ATGACCACGACATCTACTCCCACCCTGGGCCCCTCCCCGGTCCCCCAACCCCCAGCGCGCCGCGCCAATCCACTGGACCGCTACAGCGTGCGCCAGAAACTGCTGCTGGTAGGCTTGCTGGCGGGTCTGCCCTTCGCGCTGGCCGGGATTACCCTGGGTACGCAGGCCTACAATCAGTACCTCCAGGCCCAGAAACAGAGCCAAGTGGCGTCCAACTATCTGCAGTTGCAAAACCTGCAGAAGAACCTACGCTACATGCGTGGTACTGCGCCGCAAAACGTGGACCCGCAGCTGAACCAGCAGGTAAAAGACGATATGGCCACCGTCGCCGCCACTGTGGCTGCCGCCAATATTCCTGAAGCCCAGCGCCTCACCGAAACCATGCAGGCCAAGGTAAAGCGCGTCACCGATCTGGTGGATGGCCGGGTGGGCACTGCTGAGGGCCTCAGCGACCAGATCAACTTGGTCCTGAATGAAGAATTGCTCAGCCTGTTTACGGTGCTGGCACAGACCGGCAACCTCTACGCCAACTCGCAGTCCAGGGCACTGGGTCTGGTCGAACTGGCTTCTGAGAGCATGCCTGTCGTTCTGCCGGAATCCGGACGTTACATTATCAACACGGTCGAGGTGCTGGACCGGGTGCAGCGGCTTCAGCGCGGTGAACGTACCGAGGAACAGCGTGCTCAGGTCGAAGCTGACCTGACGCGGGGCCGTGACATCGTTGCCGAGTTGCAGCGCGAAAGTGATCTGCTGTTCCAGCAATATCCTGATCTGGGCCGGGAGCTTAAGCCGTCTTACGACGCCATGTATTCGGACCTGGACACCAGCCTGCGTCTGATGTTCAACGAGCTGGTGGTCAAATCCAACACGGCACTGACGGTAGATCAGGCGCTGGACACGCTGAACCCCACCCTCGAATCGCAGTATGCAGCCTTCGAAAACACCACCCGTCAGCTGAATACCATCTACGAGCAACAGCGCAGCGCCGCACTGAACCGACTCCTGCTGATTCTGCTGGGTCTGCTGGCCGTGGCGACCCTGATCTATGCCCTGACGCAGTACATCATCGGGAACATCACCGGACGGCTTGGGACACTCACCCAAGCTGCCCAGGAACTGTCACGCGGCAACTATGGACAGCGAATCGTGGCCGACAGCCAAGACGAGATCGGCACCTTGTCCAACACGTTCAACGTGGCCGCCGAGCAGCTGGAAGAAAACGACCGCCGTGTGGCGCAGGAACGTCTGGAACAAGAACAGCTCCAGAACAACATCGGACAGTTCCTTGACGTCACCATGGACATCGCCGACGGTGACCTCACCAAGCGCGGTGTCGTGACCGAAGACGTGCTTGGCAACGTGGTGGACTCCATCAACTTCATGACCGAGGAGCTGGGTTCGGTGCTCACCGGAACCCGCAGCGCCGCCGAGTCCGTGACAGCAGGTTCCCACCAGATGCTCAGCACCACCGACACCATCAGCAGCGGTACCGTGCTGACTGCCCAGTCCGCGCAGCGTGTGGCCGAGCAGACGGAAGAAGTGAACCGCCAGATTCAAGCCATGTCCGAGATCGCGCAGCAATCGGCCCAGGCCGCCCTTGACGCTCTGCTGGCGTCCAACGAAGGTCAGCAAGCCGTGCAGGCCACCCTGAGCGGCATGCAAGGCATTCGTGAAACGGCTCAAAATGCTGAGCAGCGTATCGCGGCGCTGTCCGACCGTTCGCGTCAGATCGGCCAGATCGTGGACACCATCTCCTCCATCGCGTCACAGACCAACTTGCTTTCACTGCACGCCTCCATTGAGGCTGCCGGAGCAGGCGAGGCCGGAGAGCGTTTTAGCGTGGTGGCCGACGAAGTTCGCCAGCTGGCAGACGAGTCCGCCCAGGCGTCACGCCAGATTGCAGGCCTGATTGCCGGGATTCAGCGCGAAATCGCTGAGGTCGTGCAGACCATGCGTGAAAACGCCGAGCAGGTGAACCAGGGATACCAGGTCGCCGGAACAGCCGGACAGCGCCTGGAGCAGATCAGTACGCTGTCGCGTGAATCGGCACGGCTGGCCGAGCAGATTTCGCTCTCAACCCGTGATCAGGTAGAGAACATTGAGCAGGTAAGTGCCTCGGTGCAGGACATTGCCCAAATCGCCGAGCGCTCACAGGAATCGGTGCAGCAAGGTCGCGCCGCCGCAGAGCAGCTCCAGCAGCTGGCCGACCAGCTCAACGCCTCGCTCTCGCGTTTCCGCCTGCCGAGCTAA
- the lpdA gene encoding dihydrolipoyl dehydrogenase: MDSYDVLVIGGGPAGYVAAIRAAQLGFQVACVDAFERDGKASLGGTCLNVGCIPSKAMLDSSEKFEMIQTEAHEHGIQVEVASVDVSRMLSRKNGVVDKLTGGIAYLFKKNKIKSFFGTGRLVRQDEAGWVVDAAGTEVVARHVIVATGSNPRELPLAPFGGHIVENSGALSFEAVPGKLGVIGAGVIGLELGSVWRRLGAEVTVLEALPGFLMAADDAVSKEALKQFKKQGLDFHFGANISEVKQDEGGVTVTYAEGEETKTAQFDKLIVSIGRVPNTQGLGAQEVGLELDERGFVKVDSHYRTNLPGVYAIGDVIGGAMLAHKAEEEGVALAEQLAGQAGHVAYDAVPWVIYTSPEIAWAGLTEKAAKEQGLSVKTGQFPFSANGRALGHGDPRGFVKVVADANTDRILGVHMIGANVSELIAETVAIMEFGGSAEDLARTVHAHPTLAEAVKEAALAVDGRALHM; encoded by the coding sequence ATGGATTCTTATGACGTGTTGGTGATCGGCGGTGGCCCGGCGGGATACGTGGCTGCCATTCGTGCAGCTCAGCTGGGCTTTCAGGTGGCCTGTGTGGACGCCTTCGAGCGTGACGGCAAGGCTTCGCTGGGTGGTACCTGCCTGAACGTGGGCTGCATTCCCAGCAAGGCCATGCTGGATTCGTCCGAGAAGTTCGAGATGATTCAGACCGAGGCCCATGAGCACGGCATCCAGGTTGAGGTTGCCTCGGTGGACGTCTCCCGGATGTTGTCCCGCAAAAATGGTGTGGTGGACAAGCTGACCGGCGGCATCGCCTACCTGTTCAAGAAAAATAAGATCAAGAGCTTTTTCGGCACCGGCCGTCTAGTCCGTCAGGATGAAGCCGGCTGGGTGGTAGACGCCGCCGGCACCGAAGTGGTGGCCCGTCACGTGATCGTGGCGACTGGCTCTAACCCCCGCGAGTTGCCGCTGGCGCCGTTCGGGGGTCACATCGTCGAGAACAGCGGGGCCCTGAGCTTTGAGGCCGTCCCCGGCAAGCTGGGTGTGATCGGCGCGGGCGTGATCGGACTGGAGCTGGGCAGCGTATGGCGCCGCCTGGGTGCCGAGGTGACGGTTCTTGAAGCGCTGCCTGGTTTCCTGATGGCCGCCGACGACGCCGTGAGCAAGGAAGCCCTCAAGCAGTTCAAGAAACAGGGCCTGGATTTTCACTTTGGCGCGAACATCTCCGAAGTGAAGCAGGATGAGGGCGGTGTGACCGTCACCTACGCTGAGGGCGAGGAGACCAAGACAGCTCAATTTGACAAACTGATCGTGAGCATCGGCCGGGTGCCCAACACTCAGGGCCTGGGCGCGCAGGAGGTGGGCCTAGAGCTGGACGAGCGCGGTTTTGTGAAGGTGGACAGCCACTACCGCACCAACCTGCCGGGCGTGTATGCCATCGGGGACGTGATTGGCGGAGCCATGCTGGCCCACAAGGCCGAGGAAGAAGGCGTAGCCCTGGCCGAGCAGCTGGCGGGGCAGGCCGGACACGTCGCCTATGACGCCGTGCCCTGGGTCATCTATACCAGCCCCGAAATCGCCTGGGCGGGCCTGACCGAAAAAGCCGCCAAGGAACAGGGCCTGAGCGTGAAGACCGGGCAGTTCCCTTTCAGTGCCAATGGACGCGCCCTGGGCCATGGCGACCCGCGCGGGTTCGTGAAAGTGGTGGCTGACGCGAACACCGACCGGATTCTGGGTGTCCACATGATTGGCGCGAACGTCTCGGAACTGATTGCGGAAACAGTGGCAATCATGGAGTTCGGCGGCAGTGCTGAGGACCTGGCCCGTACCGTCCATGCCCACCCCACCCTGGCCGAAGCAGTCAAGGAAGCGGCGCTGGCCGTGGATGGCCGCGCCCTGCACATGTAA
- a CDS encoding N-acetylmuramoyl-L-alanine amidase, which translates to MSRRRSALPLFRIRCFLTAATLIMLTPLLGPATLAQAGTVTLSGERLSLPQSPVFVAYPPDGHRVAHAYVLVEGSVLPGADLRIGGRAVPVGADGLFVEWVPLRPGLNPLRVTSHRGGQTWSATLRVIRAAAPVRPPAPLQTHAPRVAEVVDPGQGWGVNTVRSAWEDDAGRAVLYARQGQRVLVTGQRGDLSRVQLADGRPLWATRSTLRLLPAWTTDLTAQVGGPIWVSATAGDWHQLRLPTVGRVPFVLSEIPGGLRLSLVGAQSVGAWTPPSGLNLRPWQEGAALHFDLSLPRPLHGFAAGYQAAEQGDELVLRFREAPAPGPLAGRHIVLDAGHGGSEKGGAGPLRVPEKDIVLPIALRAAQLLRAEGATVTLTRQGDVTVPLYDRPQLAERVGADVLVSVHANAIPDGKDPRTVRGAGSYFSYTQSRPLADALQRSLVAAFPAVGDDGLHPQANLALTRPTSQPSVLLELGYLTDPQNLRTLMSAQGQEGYAQAIAAGLRAYFAGLPD; encoded by the coding sequence ATGTCCAGACGACGCTCTGCGCTGCCGCTGTTTCGTATCCGCTGTTTCCTTACTGCCGCTACGCTGATCATGTTGACGCCGCTGCTTGGTCCTGCCACCCTCGCTCAGGCTGGCACGGTGACCCTTTCGGGTGAGCGACTGAGTTTACCGCAGTCGCCAGTATTCGTGGCCTATCCGCCGGATGGTCACCGTGTCGCACACGCTTATGTCTTGGTGGAAGGCAGTGTCCTGCCAGGAGCTGACCTGCGGATTGGTGGCCGGGCCGTGCCAGTGGGCGCAGATGGCCTATTCGTGGAATGGGTGCCTCTACGGCCGGGCCTCAACCCGCTGCGCGTGACCAGCCACCGGGGTGGGCAAACCTGGTCAGCGACCTTGCGCGTGATCCGCGCGGCGGCTCCGGTTCGGCCACCGGCGCCCCTCCAGACCCACGCGCCCCGCGTAGCTGAAGTGGTGGACCCCGGTCAGGGCTGGGGAGTCAATACCGTTCGCTCAGCCTGGGAAGATGATGCAGGACGTGCGGTACTGTACGCCCGACAGGGACAGCGTGTGCTGGTGACCGGGCAGCGCGGCGACCTGAGCCGGGTGCAACTGGCCGATGGAAGGCCGCTGTGGGCGACCCGAAGCACGCTCAGGCTGCTGCCAGCCTGGACAACAGACCTCACCGCTCAGGTGGGCGGCCCAATCTGGGTGTCTGCTACAGCAGGCGACTGGCACCAGTTGAGGCTGCCGACAGTGGGCCGCGTACCGTTTGTCCTCAGCGAGATTCCCGGTGGCCTGCGCCTCAGCCTGGTTGGGGCGCAGTCGGTGGGGGCCTGGACCCCGCCGTCAGGTCTGAACCTGCGGCCCTGGCAAGAAGGCGCTGCGTTACATTTCGACCTCAGCCTGCCGCGGCCTCTGCACGGATTTGCCGCAGGCTATCAGGCGGCAGAGCAGGGCGACGAACTGGTCCTGCGTTTCCGCGAAGCCCCCGCGCCAGGACCGTTGGCGGGGCGTCATATTGTGCTGGATGCAGGCCATGGGGGCAGCGAAAAGGGAGGAGCTGGACCACTGCGAGTGCCTGAGAAGGACATTGTGCTGCCCATTGCACTGCGGGCTGCCCAGTTGCTACGGGCCGAAGGTGCCACCGTCACCTTGACCCGCCAGGGCGACGTGACCGTCCCGCTGTACGACCGTCCGCAACTGGCCGAACGGGTGGGGGCCGACGTGCTGGTCAGCGTACATGCCAATGCCATTCCCGACGGCAAGGATCCCCGAACCGTGCGCGGTGCAGGCAGTTACTTCTCCTATACCCAGTCGCGTCCCTTGGCCGATGCCCTGCAACGTTCGCTGGTCGCGGCGTTTCCAGCGGTGGGAGATGACGGACTGCACCCACAGGCCAATTTGGCGCTGACCCGGCCTACATCGCAGCCCAGCGTGCTGCTGGAACTGGGCTATCTCACCGATCCCCAGAACCTCCGTACCCTAATGAGCGCACAGGGACAGGAGGGGTACGCTCAGGCCATTGCGGCGGGCCTCCGGGCTTACTTTGCTGGGTTACCCGACTAG
- a CDS encoding DUF421 domain-containing protein — MSLPDIIWTELVNILTPEQGWSVQLVVRTILSTTLLMGYVILLARTFGSRTFASFTSFDFLTNVAAGSLVASAILGQSIVESSLSILTLVLLQWGISGLSARSAAARQTFDNAPVVLVEKGCKLSGNMQRARISDEILYQHMRSAGVLTLSDVQWAVLESGGSISVVRKN, encoded by the coding sequence ATGAGTTTGCCTGACATCATCTGGACGGAACTGGTCAATATTCTGACCCCTGAGCAGGGCTGGAGTGTCCAGCTGGTGGTTCGCACCATTCTGTCCACCACGCTGCTGATGGGCTACGTGATCCTGCTGGCCCGCACCTTCGGATCACGCACCTTTGCCAGTTTTACGTCGTTCGACTTTCTGACCAATGTGGCCGCCGGGTCGCTGGTGGCCAGCGCCATCCTGGGCCAAAGCATTGTGGAAAGCAGCCTGAGCATCCTAACGCTGGTGCTGCTTCAGTGGGGTATTTCGGGGCTGAGTGCGCGTTCGGCGGCGGCGCGGCAGACCTTCGACAATGCCCCAGTGGTTCTGGTTGAAAAGGGCTGCAAGTTGAGTGGCAATATGCAGCGTGCCCGCATCTCCGATGAGATTTTGTATCAGCATATGCGTTCCGCCGGAGTGCTGACTTTGTCCGACGTGCAGTGGGCCGTGCTGGAGAGTGGCGGGTCCATCAGTGTGGTGCGAAAAAACTAA
- a CDS encoding DUF4388 domain-containing protein — protein MKQIFVLVPNPARAQLIRSLTGATGVHAHLSDGALPALTELERNHVDAVICDEQPGDMAGEDFRDILRIEPATRETPFFLLTDQGGGQATPPNFNLPPSVGTVELVRQVLEQLNAVPEDLPPFSRAPGDLHGRLSGNLLAELLTWVAESELSGHWLIDAGEHQGYLLMHAGDIVYAEYGPHTAHAAVLELLDAAGLDPESRFRFYQAPPLGLPAPRNIEERTERLLMEVTVDLDHRHAERAGVPH, from the coding sequence ATGAAACAGATCTTCGTGCTGGTCCCCAACCCTGCCCGCGCTCAGCTGATTCGCAGCCTCACGGGGGCCACCGGGGTTCATGCCCACCTCAGCGACGGTGCCCTGCCGGCCCTGACCGAGCTGGAGCGCAACCACGTGGACGCTGTGATCTGCGATGAGCAACCGGGTGACATGGCTGGGGAGGATTTCCGCGACATCCTGCGGATAGAACCCGCCACCCGCGAAACACCCTTTTTCCTGCTGACCGACCAGGGGGGTGGTCAGGCCACACCGCCCAACTTCAACTTGCCGCCCTCGGTAGGCACAGTGGAACTGGTCCGGCAGGTGTTGGAGCAACTGAATGCCGTCCCTGAAGATTTGCCACCGTTCAGCCGCGCTCCGGGTGACCTGCATGGTCGGCTGAGCGGCAACCTGCTGGCCGAGTTGCTGACCTGGGTGGCCGAAAGCGAGCTGAGCGGCCACTGGCTGATTGATGCCGGCGAACACCAGGGCTACTTGCTGATGCACGCTGGCGACATCGTTTACGCCGAATATGGCCCCCATACCGCCCACGCAGCGGTCTTGGAATTGCTGGACGCAGCTGGACTGGACCCTGAGAGCCGTTTCCGGTTCTATCAGGCGCCACCGCTTGGCCTTCCGGCGCCACGCAACATTGAAGAGCGCACCGAACGCTTGCTGATGGAAGTGACCGTGGATCTGGATCACCGCCATGCTGAACGTGCGGGTGTGCCGCACTAG